One Candidatus Omnitrophota bacterium DNA segment encodes these proteins:
- a CDS encoding replication-associated recombination protein A has translation MDLFIQENRPALKDLPLAVRMRPQTLDAFVGQEHIIGEGKLLRRAIDADRLSSVVLFGPPGVGKTSLAFCIANTTKAYYVSINATTSNVEELRRIITQAKQRKSGNGPKTILFIDEIHRFNKAQQDVLLPDVEDGNPILIGATVHNPFFSMASALLSRSLVCELKSLGENDILKILNNALEDKEKGLGNFKIKADKKALVHLAKTSEGDARRALSALEIGCLTSAKSKEGVVNFDLGVAQESIQKKAVIYDRDEDGHYDTASAFIKSMRGSDPDAALYWLAKMLYAGEDPRFVARRICILAAEDVGNADPLALVLANAAYQIAEFVGMPEAKIPLSQACIYVSCAPKSNASYLAIAKAYKDIEEEKVQEVPDHLKDAQYAGAKDLGHGEGYKYAHDFPGHYVKQKYTRKKVIYYEPTDIGFEAKIKQRMEKLKKER, from the coding sequence ATGGACCTCTTTATCCAAGAAAATAGACCAGCCTTAAAAGACCTCCCTCTTGCTGTCCGTATGCGTCCGCAAACTCTTGATGCATTTGTAGGACAAGAGCACATTATCGGAGAAGGAAAACTTTTACGCCGCGCGATTGACGCCGACCGTTTAAGCTCCGTAGTTTTATTTGGCCCTCCCGGAGTCGGCAAGACTTCACTTGCTTTTTGCATTGCGAACACCACAAAGGCATATTACGTCTCAATAAACGCAACAACTTCAAATGTTGAAGAATTACGCCGCATCATTACGCAAGCCAAACAAAGAAAATCAGGAAATGGCCCAAAAACAATTCTTTTTATTGATGAAATTCATAGGTTTAATAAAGCCCAGCAGGATGTTTTGCTTCCTGATGTGGAAGACGGGAATCCTATTTTAATCGGTGCTACTGTGCACAATCCGTTTTTTTCTATGGCCTCAGCTCTTTTATCCCGTTCTCTCGTATGTGAATTAAAATCATTAGGAGAAAATGACATCTTAAAAATTCTTAACAATGCTTTAGAAGATAAAGAAAAGGGGTTAGGGAATTTTAAAATTAAAGCGGATAAAAAAGCGCTTGTTCATTTAGCTAAAACCTCTGAAGGGGATGCAAGAAGGGCTTTAAGTGCTTTAGAAATTGGCTGTTTGACTAGTGCCAAATCAAAAGAGGGAGTAGTTAATTTTGATTTAGGGGTTGCGCAGGAATCAATCCAGAAAAAAGCAGTTATTTATGATAGAGATGAGGATGGGCATTATGATACTGCTTCTGCATTTATCAAATCTATGCGAGGGTCTGACCCCGACGCTGCTTTATATTGGCTAGCCAAAATGCTTTATGCCGGAGAAGATCCGCGTTTTGTTGCACGGCGCATATGTATTTTAGCTGCTGAGGATGTCGGAAATGCCGATCCCTTAGCGCTTGTTTTGGCAAATGCTGCGTATCAAATTGCGGAGTTTGTTGGAATGCCAGAGGCAAAGATTCCTCTATCACAAGCATGTATCTATGTTTCTTGTGCGCCAAAATCAAACGCAAGTTATTTAGCAATCGCCAAAGCCTATAAAGATATTGAGGAAGAAAAGGTCCAGGAAGTTCCGGATCATCTTAAAGATGCCCAATATGCAGGTGCTAAAGATTTAGGCCATGGTGAAGGCTATAAGTACGCCCACGATTTCCCGGGGCATTATGTAAAGCAAAAATACACGCGGAAAAAAGTTATATATTATGAGCCGACAGATATCGGGTTTGAGGCGAAGATTAAACAGCGCATGGAAAAATTAAAAAAGGAGAGATAA
- the fusA gene encoding elongation factor G: MPKFDLNKTRNIGIMAHIDAGKTTLSERILFYTGKSYKIGEVHEGKAQMDWMKQEQERGITITAAATTCFWKDHRINLIDTPGHVDFTVEVERSLRVLDGAVAVFCAVGGVEPQSETVWHQSDKYGVPKIAFINKMDRTGADFYGVLNGIEKDLGANVVPLDIPIGSEDKFRGVVDLMEMKAYLYQDETQGKEYRVEDIPEELKEDAKKYRHMLVERISAFDESLTKKYLEAPESITQEELVATLRKGTIANKLVPLLCGAAFKNKGVQKLLDAVTLYLPSPLDLPPVNGHNVDNPDEAIARAADYKEPLSALAFKIQSDPHMGKLVYIRVYSGVLETGTYVLNSTKNKKERIGRIVRMHANQRENVENAFAGDIVAVIGLSNTITGDTLCDPEHPVLLEAIEFPTPVVSLSIVPKSRGDQDKLGKGLAKLTEEDPTFLVQTDEETKETILTGMGELHLEIIVDRLKVEFGVEAIVGQPKVAYRETILKKASGEGKYIKQSGGRGQYGHVVMDLIPATPGEGFEFINSIKGGAIPRSFIPAVEKGIIEAMQQGVYAGFPVVDVKVDLTDGSFHEVDSSELSFRMAAILGFKEIFMQAEPVLLEPSMKLVVTSPEEYVNSIVGNICSRRGKILGIDQKGNQKIVSAEAPLSEMFGYATMFRSLSSGRANATMEFDKYVQVPTEIAKKIIEEKKAQKEKER, encoded by the coding sequence GTGCCAAAATTTGATTTGAATAAGACAAGAAATATAGGGATTATGGCGCATATAGATGCCGGGAAAACCACTCTTTCTGAAAGGATTCTTTTTTATACTGGGAAATCTTATAAGATAGGCGAAGTGCACGAAGGTAAAGCTCAGATGGACTGGATGAAACAAGAGCAGGAAAGAGGCATTACTATCACTGCAGCTGCAACAACTTGTTTTTGGAAAGATCATAGGATTAATCTGATTGATACTCCCGGGCACGTTGATTTTACTGTTGAGGTTGAGCGTTCTTTAAGAGTTTTAGATGGGGCAGTTGCTGTTTTCTGTGCGGTAGGCGGCGTTGAACCGCAGTCAGAAACCGTCTGGCATCAGTCTGATAAATACGGTGTCCCAAAGATAGCTTTTATTAATAAGATGGACCGTACCGGAGCTGATTTTTACGGAGTTTTAAACGGTATTGAAAAAGACCTAGGAGCAAATGTTGTGCCATTAGATATCCCTATTGGCAGTGAAGATAAATTCCGCGGGGTTGTGGATTTAATGGAGATGAAGGCATATCTTTATCAGGATGAAACCCAAGGCAAAGAATACCGCGTAGAAGACATCCCGGAAGAGCTAAAAGAGGATGCGAAAAAATACCGGCACATGCTGGTTGAAAGAATTTCTGCTTTTGACGAGAGTTTAACTAAAAAATATCTTGAGGCTCCAGAGTCAATTACTCAGGAAGAATTAGTTGCAACTTTAAGGAAAGGGACGATTGCTAATAAGCTTGTCCCCTTGCTCTGCGGAGCTGCTTTTAAGAATAAAGGAGTACAGAAATTACTAGACGCTGTTACGCTATACCTTCCTTCTCCTTTGGATTTACCTCCTGTTAATGGGCATAATGTTGATAACCCCGATGAGGCTATTGCGCGGGCCGCTGATTACAAAGAACCATTAAGCGCTTTGGCATTTAAAATCCAATCTGATCCGCATATGGGCAAGTTAGTTTATATCAGAGTTTATTCCGGTGTATTGGAAACCGGAACGTATGTTCTTAATTCAACTAAAAACAAAAAAGAAAGAATCGGCAGGATTGTCCGTATGCATGCTAATCAACGGGAAAATGTTGAAAATGCTTTTGCCGGTGATATTGTAGCTGTCATTGGTTTAAGTAATACGATTACAGGGGATACTCTTTGCGACCCGGAGCATCCTGTATTATTGGAAGCGATAGAATTTCCTACTCCCGTAGTTTCTCTAAGTATTGTCCCTAAAAGCAGGGGAGATCAGGATAAACTTGGCAAAGGTTTGGCAAAGTTAACAGAGGAAGATCCTACATTTTTAGTGCAGACCGACGAAGAAACCAAAGAAACAATTCTTACCGGTATGGGGGAATTGCATCTTGAGATTATCGTTGATAGATTGAAAGTGGAATTTGGAGTTGAGGCAATTGTCGGCCAGCCAAAGGTCGCTTACCGCGAGACGATCCTAAAGAAAGCATCCGGTGAAGGAAAATATATCAAGCAATCAGGCGGACGCGGGCAATATGGACATGTTGTAATGGATCTTATTCCTGCTACTCCGGGAGAAGGCTTTGAGTTTATTAATAGTATTAAGGGAGGGGCAATACCGCGTTCGTTTATTCCGGCAGTAGAAAAGGGGATAATCGAAGCAATGCAGCAAGGGGTTTATGCGGGTTTTCCTGTTGTAGACGTGAAGGTGGATCTTACCGATGGTTCTTTTCACGAAGTTGATTCTTCGGAACTTTCATTTAGAATGGCGGCTATTTTAGGTTTTAAGGAGATTTTTATGCAGGCAGAGCCTGTTTTGCTCGAGCCATCTATGAAGCTTGTAGTTACGAGCCCCGAAGAATATGTTAATAGTATTGTCGGGAATATATGTTCCCGAAGGGGGAAAATTCTTGGGATTGATCAAAAAGGAAATCAAAAGATAGTTTCAGCAGAAGCCCCTCTTTCTGAAATGTTCGGATATGCTACAATGTTTCGGTCTTTAAGCTCCGGACGGGCAAATGCAACTATGGAATTTGATAAATACGTGCAGGTCCCTACGGAAATAGCCAAGAAAATAATTGAAGAAAAGAAAGCGCAAAAAGAAAAAGAGCGGTAA
- a CDS encoding peptidylprolyl isomerase, whose translation MKKMLVILLAVFFINCINQGVFAMEEKTVVLETNQGNIEIKLMPEIAPKTCENFIKLVEKGYYNGIIFHRVIKGFMIQGGDPTGTGMGGESIWGKPFEDEVTPVAKFDKEGLLAMANAGPGTNGSQFFITVAKTPWLNMKHTIFGEVVSGYDVVQKIENTQVGSGDKPVAEQKIIKAYLKPASK comes from the coding sequence ATGAAGAAAATGCTCGTAATATTGTTAGCAGTATTTTTTATTAACTGTATTAACCAAGGAGTGTTTGCAATGGAAGAAAAGACTGTTGTGTTGGAAACAAATCAGGGGAATATTGAAATTAAACTTATGCCGGAGATTGCCCCTAAGACTTGTGAGAATTTTATTAAGTTGGTAGAAAAAGGGTATTACAACGGTATAATATTTCATAGGGTTATCAAGGGTTTTATGATTCAAGGGGGAGACCCTACGGGTACAGGCATGGGAGGAGAATCAATTTGGGGGAAACCGTTTGAAGATGAAGTTACTCCTGTTGCTAAATTTGATAAGGAAGGCTTACTCGCTATGGCAAATGCCGGCCCAGGCACAAATGGAAGCCAGTTCTTTATTACGGTTGCAAAAACTCCATGGCTTAACATGAAGCATACGATTTTTGGAGAAGTTGTTTCCGGGTATGATGTGGTGCAGAAGATAGAAAATACACAGGTAGGTTCTGGCGATAAACCAGTTGCCGAGCAAAAAATCATAAAAGCATATTTAAAGCCCGCCTCTAAATGA
- the pheT gene encoding phenylalanine--tRNA ligase subunit beta, translating into MKFTYSWLKDFVEVKIPARSLADKLTMAGLEVTSLEEKDGDFVFEIEITSNRPDWLSVVGIAREVAAITGSKIKVSSCKFQVSSRKPSKNTGIEIKIEDKKDCSLYTAKIIRDVLVGPSPEWLKKRLELIGCRSINNVVDITNYVLFTFGEPLHAFDLDKLNTDSINIRRARAGEKITTIDEKERILDEGVLVIADKTKPVAIAGVMGGKDTEVTELTKNILLEAAIFNPVVIRRARQKFGIQTDSSYRFERGIDARVAIEASWQALGLIESLACGKLSGEKSIGTVRDSKKIISLNLLSINKILGKAVPCAKIKNSLQHLGFKVATKSKDKFTVTIPSFRQDVSGEIDLIEEVARITGYESLPVSLPSVRHKLNIENTKDLASQIKNLLIGLGLSEVITYSLIDRLSLDGFNLNFSSPVEVQNPLSKEQEVLRPTLIPSLSKCVAYNLNQKQSLVNIFEIAKVFLKRQNSLPIEELVLSIALCGQKSALLENGLVKDEMTPLHLKGILENVFKSLGITKYSFDSINAFCVSVRVGDDVVGMLAKLQKSTLNMLDIKNRDLIVSEINLEKVLKHANLKKQFTPLSFYPAILRDISLLLKEDIKIDDVYSIVRENAGNLLNQVKVVDFYKGKQIPAGFKSLTISCQYRLEERTLTEAEVDPKHAVVLSALTEKLGAKIR; encoded by the coding sequence ATGAAATTTACTTACAGTTGGTTAAAAGATTTTGTAGAAGTTAAGATTCCCGCCCGTTCTTTGGCTGATAAGCTTACTATGGCAGGGCTCGAGGTAACTTCATTAGAAGAGAAAGACGGAGATTTTGTTTTTGAGATTGAGATTACTTCAAATCGTCCTGACTGGCTAAGCGTTGTAGGTATTGCCAGAGAAGTAGCGGCGATAACTGGAAGTAAAATAAAAGTTTCAAGTTGCAAGTTTCAAGTGTCAAGCCGAAAGCCGTCAAAAAATACCGGAATAGAAATTAAAATAGAAGACAAGAAGGATTGTTCTCTCTATACAGCTAAAATAATTAGAGATGTTTTGGTTGGGCCGTCTCCTGAATGGCTTAAGAAAAGATTGGAGCTTATCGGTTGCCGCAGTATCAATAATGTAGTAGACATCACAAATTATGTATTGTTTACTTTTGGCGAGCCGCTACACGCTTTTGATCTCGATAAATTAAATACCGATTCAATAAACATAAGAAGGGCAAGGGCCGGAGAAAAGATTACTACTATAGATGAAAAGGAAAGAATCCTTGATGAGGGCGTTTTGGTTATCGCTGATAAAACTAAGCCGGTGGCTATCGCAGGTGTCATGGGTGGAAAAGATACAGAAGTTACAGAGTTAACAAAGAATATCTTATTAGAAGCAGCAATATTTAATCCGGTTGTAATAAGAAGGGCAAGGCAGAAATTTGGCATTCAAACAGATTCTTCGTATCGTTTTGAAAGAGGCATTGATGCCAGGGTTGCCATAGAAGCTTCTTGGCAGGCTTTGGGTTTAATTGAGAGCCTGGCTTGCGGAAAATTATCCGGTGAGAAATCAATAGGAACAGTAAGGGATTCTAAGAAAATTATCAGCCTTAATTTGTTATCAATAAATAAAATTTTAGGCAAGGCAGTGCCCTGCGCAAAAATAAAAAACAGTTTACAGCATTTAGGTTTCAAGGTAGCAACTAAGTCAAAAGATAAATTTACAGTTACAATCCCTTCATTTAGGCAGGATGTTTCAGGAGAGATTGATTTGATTGAAGAGGTTGCGCGTATAACAGGTTATGAATCTCTTCCTGTCAGCCTTCCATCTGTTAGGCATAAGCTAAACATTGAAAACACAAAGGATTTAGCTTCTCAGATAAAAAATTTACTTATCGGTTTAGGCCTTAGCGAGGTTATAACTTATAGTCTTATAGATAGGCTTTCTCTGGATGGATTCAATTTAAATTTTTCCTCTCCAGTTGAAGTGCAAAATCCTTTAAGTAAAGAGCAGGAGGTTTTAAGGCCGACGCTTATTCCTTCCCTTAGCAAATGCGTAGCTTATAACTTAAATCAAAAACAGAGCCTTGTGAACATATTTGAAATCGCCAAAGTTTTTCTTAAAAGACAAAATTCTCTTCCGATTGAAGAGTTGGTCTTAAGTATTGCTTTATGCGGCCAAAAATCAGCGCTTTTAGAGAACGGATTGGTAAAGGATGAGATGACCCCTTTGCATTTAAAAGGGATTTTAGAAAATGTTTTTAAGTCTCTGGGGATAACTAAATATAGTTTTGATTCCATAAATGCATTTTGCGTATCGGTGCGCGTAGGAGATGATGTGGTAGGAATGCTGGCGAAGTTGCAAAAAAGCACTTTAAATATGCTGGATATAAAGAATAGAGATTTAATCGTGTCTGAGATAAACTTAGAAAAGGTTTTAAAACACGCAAATTTAAAAAAACAATTTACCCCGCTTTCTTTTTACCCGGCGATCTTAAGAGACATAAGCCTTTTACTTAAGGAAGATATCAAGATTGATGATGTGTATAGCATAGTCAGAGAAAATGCGGGTAATTTGCTAAACCAGGTTAAAGTGGTGGATTTTTATAAAGGTAAGCAGATTCCTGCGGGTTTCAAAAGTTTGACTATTTCTTGTCAATATCGTTTGGAAGAACGAACTTTAACTGAAGCAGAAGTTGATCCGAAGCACGCTGTGGTTTTAAGTGCGCTCACAGAGAAGTTAGGCGCAAAAATCCGTTAG
- the pheS gene encoding phenylalanine--tRNA ligase subunit alpha, with amino-acid sequence MPNINIEEIKSVLAQEIKDSNSAQDLEALRIKYLGRKGVVAQLMSQIPGLPQEERVSFGQTANALKNFAASLIDEKNKSINASNSGATVSSFDIGMPGIAQELGQLHPITQIIDEICKIFTRMGFSIVEGPEIETEYNNFTGLNIPLDHPSRDAFDTFYLKDTPHLLLRSHTSPVQIRAMKKYKPPLAIVVPGRVYRPDATDASHLFMFNQVEGFVVDENITFADLKGTLETFAKAVFGEDIKMRFRPHFFPFTEPSAEVDISCVICKGKGCSSCGRKGWLEILGSGMIHPNVFKHVGYDPKKYTGFAFGMGIERIAMLKYGIKDIRLFCENDLRFLKQF; translated from the coding sequence ATGCCTAATATTAATATTGAGGAAATTAAATCCGTTTTAGCGCAGGAAATCAAAGATTCCAATTCTGCGCAGGATTTAGAAGCATTGCGCATTAAATACCTCGGAAGAAAGGGAGTTGTTGCCCAATTGATGAGCCAGATTCCCGGCCTGCCGCAGGAAGAGCGCGTTTCTTTTGGCCAAACAGCCAACGCACTAAAGAATTTTGCCGCCTCGCTCATTGATGAAAAAAATAAATCAATAAATGCAAGCAATTCTGGAGCTACGGTAAGTTCATTTGATATTGGAATGCCTGGTATTGCGCAAGAATTGGGCCAGTTGCATCCCATTACTCAAATCATTGATGAGATCTGTAAAATTTTTACCCGGATGGGTTTTTCTATTGTAGAAGGCCCTGAGATTGAAACCGAGTATAATAATTTTACGGGCTTAAATATCCCGCTTGACCATCCCTCACGCGATGCATTTGATACTTTTTATCTCAAAGACACCCCACATTTATTGTTGCGCAGCCATACTTCGCCGGTCCAGATCCGCGCTATGAAAAAATATAAGCCGCCTTTGGCAATCGTTGTCCCGGGGAGAGTTTATCGTCCGGATGCCACAGATGCAAGCCACCTTTTCATGTTTAATCAAGTAGAGGGTTTTGTTGTTGATGAAAATATTACCTTTGCGGATTTAAAAGGGACTCTTGAAACTTTTGCAAAAGCGGTTTTTGGGGAAGATATTAAGATGCGCTTTAGGCCGCACTTTTTCCCTTTTACCGAGCCATCAGCAGAGGTGGATATCTCTTGTGTAATCTGCAAAGGGAAAGGTTGTTCGTCTTGCGGGAGAAAAGGATGGCTTGAGATTTTGGGCAGCGGCATGATTCACCCCAATGTATTTAAGCACGTTGGGTATGACCCGAAAAAATATACAGGTTTTGCTTTTGGCATGGGGATAGAAAGAATCGCAATGCTAAAATATGGGATAAAAGATATAAGATTGTTTTGTGAAAACGACCTAAGATTTTTGAAGCAATTTTAA
- a CDS encoding YMGG-like glycine zipper-containing protein, with product MNKGLKLFLCLGLLFSLTGCQNAKTRAPEGAVIGGLLGAAAGGIIGHQSHSGAEGAAIGAAAGAITGAIVGAQINKPQPAQTTPSGQIAQANNPNQMPIDQVINLSKQGAHESVIIDKIRLSNSKYTLSATDIDNLKKQGVSQKVIDEMQKP from the coding sequence ATGAATAAGGGATTAAAATTATTTTTGTGTTTAGGTTTGTTATTTTCTCTGACAGGCTGCCAAAATGCTAAAACAAGAGCTCCGGAGGGAGCAGTAATTGGTGGGCTTCTAGGAGCTGCTGCCGGAGGGATTATCGGGCATCAAAGCCATAGCGGTGCAGAGGGGGCTGCGATTGGCGCTGCCGCAGGAGCAATTACAGGAGCAATTGTCGGGGCGCAAATAAATAAGCCTCAGCCAGCACAAACTACTCCTAGTGGACAAATAGCCCAAGCTAACAATCCAAATCAAATGCCTATTGATCAAGTAATAAATTTAAGTAAACAAGGTGCTCATGAAAGTGTCATTATTGACAAGATTAGATTGTCAAATTCAAAATATACGTTAAGCGCAACAGATATTGATAATTTGAAAAAGCAGGGAGTGAGCCAAAAAGTAATTGATGAAATGCAAAAGCCATAA